The following are encoded together in the Vigna unguiculata cultivar IT97K-499-35 chromosome 2, ASM411807v1, whole genome shotgun sequence genome:
- the LOC114174009 gene encoding thymocyte nuclear protein 1, translating to MVRREREMAKREKEEEKEKKQRYLLKTEPSEWSWEDQAANGGISNWDGVKNKQAQKYLKSMSIGDLCFFYHSGSKARRIVGVVSVVREWDGDAVDVKAVGEMRRPVDLKEMKHFKDFALLRQPRLSVVPVPDLIWDQICLLGGGYHGDSHGDSSP from the coding sequence ATGgtgagaagagagagagagatggcaaagagagagaaagaggaggaaaaagagaagaagcagaGGTATCTCTTGAAAACGGAACCGTCGGAGTGGTCGTGGGAGGACCAGGCGGCGAACGGAGGCATAAGCAATTGGGATGGGGTAAAGAACAAGCAGGCCCAGAAATATCTGAAGTCCATGTCCATCGGCGACCTCTGCTTCTTCTACCACTCTGGTTCCAAGGCCCGCCGTATCGTCGGCGTTGTCTCGGTGGTCCGCGAGTGGGACGGCGATGCAGTGGACGTGAAGGCCGTTGGAGAGATGAGGAGGCCGGTGGACTTGAAGGAGATGAAGCATTTCAAGGATTTTGCTCTCCTCAGACAACCTCGGCTTTCTGTTGTCCCTGTTCCCGACCTCATTTGGGACCAAATCTGTCTGTTGGGAGGCGGCTACCACGGCGACTCCCACGGTGACTCTTCTCCCTGA